The following proteins are encoded in a genomic region of Cyclonatronum proteinivorum:
- the rfbC gene encoding dTDP-4-dehydrorhamnose 3,5-epimerase encodes MKVIRTEIEDVVFIEPKIFGDIRGFFTETYRKSWFDEAGVPSVFVQDNLSRSKKGTLRGLHYQFRNPQAKLVMVTRGEVLDVAVDIRKGSPTFGKHVKSVLSDANKRMIFIPEGFAHGFVVLSDEADFQYKCSDYYDPTSERAVYWNDPEIGIDWGMGDPILSDKDKSARLLKNVPDDELPVYTGPHNL; translated from the coding sequence ATGAAAGTAATCAGAACAGAAATAGAAGACGTTGTTTTTATTGAACCTAAGATATTTGGTGACATCAGGGGATTTTTCACCGAGACCTATCGAAAAAGCTGGTTTGATGAAGCGGGTGTACCCTCCGTATTTGTGCAGGACAACCTCTCACGCTCAAAAAAAGGTACGCTCAGGGGACTTCACTATCAGTTTAGAAACCCGCAGGCCAAGCTTGTTATGGTAACCCGGGGTGAAGTACTTGATGTCGCGGTTGATATTCGAAAAGGTTCACCTACTTTTGGCAAACACGTAAAATCGGTGCTTTCTGATGCAAACAAAAGAATGATTTTTATACCCGAAGGGTTCGCACACGGTTTTGTTGTGCTGAGCGACGAAGCCGATTTCCAGTATAAGTGCTCCGATTACTACGATCCCACAAGTGAGCGGGCAGTGTATTGGAATGACCCTGAGATCGGCATTGACTGGGGAATGGGTGATCCCATCCTCAGCGACAAAGATAAATCAGCAAGATTGCTCAAAAATGTACCGGATGACGAACTTCCCGTATATACCGGACCACATAATCTCTAA
- the rfbB gene encoding dTDP-glucose 4,6-dehydratase, with translation MKILITGGAGFIGSNLILHLHDKYPDYEILNVDKLTYASDLSYLKPLESSERYSFSQTDIVDREAVRKVIQDFKPDGIIHLAAESHVDNSIAGPEPFILTNVLGTFNLLEECRALWSAGEKEFSAYRFHHVSTDEVYGTLGDTGLFSETTPYAPNSPYSASKASSDFVVRSYHHTYGMNVVTTNCSNNYGPHQHDEKLIPVVIRTALSKKPIPVYGKGENIRDWLFVRDHCKAIDMVFHDGRSGETYNVGGRNEWKNIDLVRAICDELNLLTGNGPDGDYKNLITFVTDRPGHDLRYAIDATKLEQELCWQNTQDFRRDLRETVNWYIQKYTS, from the coding sequence ATGAAAATCCTGATTACCGGTGGCGCCGGATTTATCGGTTCTAACCTCATACTCCATCTTCATGACAAGTATCCTGACTACGAAATTCTAAACGTAGACAAACTCACCTATGCGTCTGACCTTTCCTATCTGAAACCTTTGGAGAGCAGCGAGCGCTACAGTTTTTCACAAACTGATATTGTTGACCGGGAAGCTGTGAGAAAGGTCATTCAGGATTTTAAGCCCGATGGGATTATCCATTTGGCCGCTGAATCTCACGTGGACAACTCCATTGCAGGTCCTGAGCCCTTCATCCTGACAAATGTACTGGGTACTTTTAATTTGCTGGAAGAGTGCCGTGCCTTGTGGAGTGCCGGAGAAAAAGAATTCAGTGCGTACCGTTTCCATCACGTCTCAACTGATGAAGTGTACGGCACCTTAGGAGATACTGGTCTTTTTAGTGAAACAACCCCCTATGCACCCAACTCTCCCTACTCAGCAAGTAAGGCTTCAAGCGATTTTGTAGTGCGCTCGTATCATCATACATACGGCATGAACGTAGTCACTACCAATTGCTCGAACAACTACGGCCCGCATCAGCATGACGAAAAACTGATTCCGGTTGTGATACGAACCGCTTTGAGCAAAAAGCCAATTCCGGTTTATGGAAAAGGGGAAAACATTCGTGACTGGCTCTTTGTTCGCGATCACTGCAAAGCGATCGACATGGTGTTTCACGATGGCCGCAGCGGCGAAACCTACAACGTAGGCGGAAGAAACGAATGGAAAAACATCGACCTTGTTCGTGCCATTTGCGATGAGCTGAATCTTCTGACTGGAAACGGCCCGGACGGGGACTATAAAAACCTCATAACATTTGTAACCGACCGTCCAGGTCATGATCTTCGCTACGCAATTGATGCTACGAAACTCGAGCAGGAGCTTTGCTGGCAAAATACGCAGGACTTCCGCCGGGATTTGCGCGAAACCGTAAACTGGTACATTCAGAAATACACTTCCTGA